The following are encoded together in the Eulemur rufifrons isolate Redbay chromosome 28, OSU_ERuf_1, whole genome shotgun sequence genome:
- the VSIR gene encoding V-type immunoglobulin domain-containing suppressor of T-cell activation gives MDVPAAPEAGSRRWGPLLLALFLAASRGLVAAFKVATPYSLYVCPEGQNVTLSCKLLGPVAKGHDVTFYKTWYRSSRGEVQACSERQPIRNLTFQDLHLHHGGHQAANTSQDLAQRHGLESASDHHGNFSITMRNLTLLDGGLYCCLVVEIRHHHSEHRVHGAMELQVQTGKDAPSKCIAYPSSPQESENITAAALATGACIVGILCLPLILLLVYKQRQAASNRRAQELVRMDSNTQGIENPGFEASAPSQGMPEAKPRPPLSYVAQRQPSESGRHLLSEPSTPLSPPGPGDVFFPSLEPVPDSPNFDVV, from the exons ATGGATGTCCCCGCGGCCCCCGAGGCCGGCAGCCGGCGCTGGGGGCCCCTGCTCCTCGCTCTCTTCCTGGCTGCGTCCCGAG GTCTGGTGGCAGCCTTCAAGGTAGCCACGCCGTATTCCCTGTACGTGTGTCCTGAGGGGCAGAATGTCACTCTCAGCTGCAAGCTCTTGGGCCCTGTGGCCAAAGGACACGATGTGACCTTCTACAAGACATGGTACCGCAGCTCGCGGGGTGAGGTGCAGGCCTGCTCGGAGCGCCAGCCCATCCGCAACCTCACGTTCCAGGACCTTCACCTGCACCACGGAGGCCACCAGGCCGCCAACACCAGCCAGGACCTGGCCCAGCGCCACGGGCTGGAGTCGGCCTCCGACCACCACGGCAACTTCTCCATCACCATGCGCAACCTGACCCTGCTGGACGGCGGCCTCTACTGCTGCCTGGTGGTGGAGATCAGGCACCACCACTCGGAGCACCGGGTCCACGGTGCCATGGAGCTGCAGGTGCAGACAG GCAAAGATGCACCGTCCAAATGCATCGCGTACCCATCCTCCCCCCAGGAGAGTGAAA ACATCACGGCTGCAGCCCTGGCGACGGGCGCCTGCATCGTGGGAATCCTTTGCCTCCCCCTCATCCTGCTCCTGGTCTACAAGCAAAGGCAGGCGGCCTCCAACCGCC GTGCCCAGGAACTGGTGCGGATGGACAG CAACACTCAGGGGATTGAAAACCCTGGCTTTGAGGCCTCTGCACCCTCCCAAGGGATGCCCGAGGCCAAGCCCAGGCCCCCCCTGTCCTATGTGGCCCAGCGGCAGCCTTCTGAGTCCGGGCGGCACCTGCTCTCCGAGCCCAGCACTCCGCTGTCTCCTCCGGGCCCCGGGGACGTCTTCTTCCCATCCCTGG AGCCTGTCCCTGACTCCCCAAACTTTGATGTCGTCTAG